A genomic segment from Streptomyces sp. NBC_00459 encodes:
- a CDS encoding IS5 family transposase (programmed frameshift) yields the protein MVRRHELTDVQWQRIEPLLPDNGRPGGQWADHRRVINGVLFRARTGVPWPDLPERYGPWQTVYERHRRWSADGTWRAILQELQIEADAGDPDAALAREESRQEWAVNIDSTSCRAHQHAAGAPRKLPADHPQKGAGRVRRPMGEALGRSRGGLTSKVHLLSDDRARPLHWLTSPGQRGDSPMFAPVLDGLRIRRRGPGRPRSRPDRVRGDKAYSSRDNRAYLRRRGIKATIAQPDDQRAHRRNRGRSGGRPPAFDKTQYRRRNAVERCINKWKQFRAVATRYDKRDYIFNGTLTVTAIVIWLRDTVQEPSETT from the exons ATGGTGCGGCGACATGAGCTCACGGACGTGCAGTGGCAGCGGATCGAGCCTCTTCTGCCCGACAACGGCAGACCGGGCGGGCAGTGGGCGGATCACCGCAGGGTGATCAACGGGGTGCTGTTCCGGGCCCGGACCGGGGTGCCCTGGCCGGACCTGCCGGAACGGTACGGTCCCTGGCAGACCGTCTATGAACGGCATCGCCGCTGGTCGGCCGACGGCACCTGGCGGGCCATCCTCCAGGAGCTGCAGATCGAGGCGGATGCCGGTGACCCGGACGCGGCGCTCGCCCGCGAGGAGTCCCGGCAGGAGTGGGCGGTGAACATCGACTCGACCTCCTGCCGGGCGCATCAGCACGCGGCCGGAGCGCCCCGCAAGCTCCCGGCCGACCACCCGCAAAAGGGGGCGGGACGCGTGAGGAGGCCGATGGGC GAGGCGTTGGGGCGCTCGCGGGGCGGGCTGACCAGCAAAGTCCATCTGCTCTCCGACGACCGGGCCCGCCCCCTGCACTGGCTGACCTCGCCCGGGCAGCGCGGTGACAGCCCGATGTTCGCCCCGGTCCTGGACGGCTTACGCATCCGGCGCCGTGGACCGGGCCGCCCGCGCAGCCGGCCGGACCGGGTGCGCGGTGACAAGGCGTACTCCAGCCGCGACAACCGCGCCTACCTGCGACGGCGCGGCATCAAAGCCACCATCGCGCAGCCCGACGACCAGCGGGCCCACCGCAGGAACCGCGGACGCTCCGGCGGCCGGCCCCCGGCCTTCGACAAGACCCAGTACCGCCGCCGCAACGCGGTCGAACGGTGCATCAACAAGTGGAAGCAGTTCCGCGCGGTGGCTACCCGGTACGACAAACGCGACTACATCTTCAACGGCACCCTCACCGTCACCGCGATCGTCATCTGGCTCCGCGACACCGTCCAAGAGCCATCAGAAACGACCTAG
- a CDS encoding CASTOR/POLLUX-related putative ion channel, whose amino-acid sequence MHHRTRYLFDRTLARSTGALLGWLALCCLAIVVPVSALLVWTDPDAPHSLSGRLTQVWRTSAETLRLGAATGAPVRMVLSVLLGLIALLCVSTVVGVVTTSLGDRLTELRRGRSRILEQDHTVVLGWSDQIFPLVGELIAARPAGVRHVISILADRDPATMESALTAALGVTEGVRLECRTGSPTDPDALALVTPGTARTVTVLPAEDTDGDLTVVRTLLALRTLLHAENGPRVVAAVRDGRYVPAARLAAGPHGTVLETDRTTARLLLQSAAHSGMSSVLRDLLDFSGAEFHVSDIPEAVGLTFEEVALRLETSCVVGILRADNSPLLTPAPRTVLEPGDRLVTVAYDDRPVPLTDSRAQVDTTAMAPPRPRPESPSRLLLLGWNRRAPLIVDMLRRTALPGAVLDVVAATDTGSPQNGTPGREDPSPLRVVHRTGDPADPETLSGLDLSVYDSVIALGADQETCPERSDDRTLLSMLTLRSWEETTHRVLPVVAEMSDHRSRRIAPVGRASDIVLRGELTALLMAQIVHNPDLAAVFEEIFAVRGGALALRTADHYVLAGRETSFATVVAAAWERDECAIGYRPHDPHAYRPHDTVRLCPDKSQQRVWSAEDEILVLTAGRGKPDTPDLSRYALPGMRPERGGGDSLSSTPESSAAHSPPT is encoded by the coding sequence TTGCACCACCGGACGCGTTACCTGTTCGACAGGACACTGGCCCGCAGCACCGGAGCACTGCTCGGCTGGCTCGCCCTGTGCTGCCTGGCGATCGTCGTACCCGTCAGCGCCCTGCTGGTGTGGACGGACCCCGACGCCCCGCATTCCCTGTCCGGCCGGCTCACCCAGGTGTGGCGCACCAGCGCGGAAACCCTGCGCCTCGGCGCAGCGACCGGTGCGCCCGTACGCATGGTGCTGTCCGTCCTGCTCGGTCTGATCGCTCTGCTGTGCGTTTCGACAGTCGTCGGAGTCGTCACCACCAGCCTGGGGGACCGGCTCACGGAACTGAGACGGGGCCGCTCCCGGATCCTGGAACAGGACCACACCGTGGTGCTCGGCTGGTCCGATCAGATCTTCCCCCTGGTCGGTGAGCTGATCGCCGCACGCCCCGCCGGCGTTCGACATGTGATCAGCATCCTCGCGGACCGGGACCCGGCCACCATGGAATCAGCCCTCACCGCCGCCCTGGGAGTCACCGAGGGCGTCCGCCTGGAATGCCGCACCGGATCACCGACCGACCCCGACGCCCTGGCCCTGGTCACGCCGGGCACGGCCCGGACGGTGACGGTACTGCCCGCCGAGGACACCGACGGCGACCTGACGGTCGTACGGACCCTGCTGGCACTGCGCACCCTGCTCCACGCCGAGAACGGCCCGCGCGTGGTGGCCGCCGTACGCGACGGACGCTACGTGCCGGCCGCGCGGCTCGCGGCCGGACCGCACGGCACCGTCCTGGAGACCGACCGGACCACCGCACGGCTGCTTCTCCAGTCCGCCGCGCACTCGGGGATGTCGTCGGTACTGCGCGACCTCCTGGACTTCTCCGGAGCGGAGTTCCATGTGAGCGACATCCCGGAGGCAGTGGGACTGACCTTCGAGGAGGTGGCGTTGCGCCTTGAGACGTCCTGCGTTGTGGGAATCCTGCGGGCGGACAACTCTCCGCTGCTCACTCCGGCGCCGCGGACCGTGCTGGAACCGGGGGACCGGCTGGTGACCGTCGCCTACGACGACCGCCCCGTCCCGCTCACCGACTCCCGCGCACAGGTCGACACCACTGCCATGGCACCACCCCGCCCACGGCCCGAATCTCCCTCACGGCTGCTTCTCCTGGGATGGAACCGCCGCGCCCCGTTGATCGTGGACATGCTGCGCCGGACCGCCCTGCCGGGCGCCGTCCTCGACGTGGTCGCCGCCACGGACACCGGCTCCCCACAGAACGGGACCCCGGGCCGTGAAGACCCCTCGCCGCTGCGCGTCGTGCACCGAACCGGTGACCCGGCCGATCCCGAGACCCTCAGCGGGCTCGACCTCAGCGTCTACGACAGCGTCATCGCCCTCGGAGCGGACCAGGAGACATGTCCCGAGCGGTCCGACGACCGGACGCTGCTGAGCATGCTGACCCTGCGCTCGTGGGAGGAGACAACACACCGGGTACTGCCCGTGGTGGCCGAGATGAGCGACCACCGCAGCCGGAGGATCGCCCCGGTCGGCCGCGCGTCCGACATCGTCCTTCGGGGAGAGCTCACCGCCCTGCTGATGGCGCAGATCGTGCACAACCCCGACCTGGCCGCCGTGTTCGAGGAAATCTTCGCCGTGCGCGGTGGCGCACTCGCTCTGCGCACAGCCGACCACTACGTACTGGCCGGCCGGGAAACCTCTTTCGCCACCGTGGTCGCGGCGGCATGGGAACGCGACGAGTGCGCGATCGGCTACCGCCCCCACGACCCGCACGCGTACCGCCCCCACGACACCGTGCGGCTGTGCCCCGACAAGTCCCAACAGCGCGTCTGGAGCGCCGAGGACGAGATCCTGGTGCTGACAGCGGGGCGGGGCAAGCCCGACACCCCCGACCTCAGCCGGTATGCCCTACCAGGCATGCGACCGGAACGCGGGGGAGGGGACTCACTGTCGAGCACGCCTGAGTCCTCCGCTGCGCACTCGCCACCGACCTAG